A portion of the Halodesulfovibrio aestuarii DSM 17919 = ATCC 29578 genome contains these proteins:
- a CDS encoding Orn/Lys/Arg decarboxylase N-terminal domain-containing protein, whose protein sequence is MKLTKVDWPVLIVSSLFDANNDAGNRMRELEHALITEQNCSVIRAYCYDDAASIVHNRADLGVIVIDWEIGNETKIQCGRPETLLKEIRARNKSIPVCLLTDSAGRHSIATDLLAMLDELLWKHADTVDFLAGRIETLLLEYIKQINPVFFSTLVQYAEAYKYAWHTPGHMGGEGFLKSPAGVGMYKFFGENVFRADLSISVPELGSLLDHSGVVGDAEQKSAKVFGADLTFYVLNGTSNANQIIWRSQAVRDDIAVVDRNCHKSLNYSMVITDIYPVYMQPRRNQLGIIGPCRLKEFSKETIQQNIKKSPIIPDAKKRAEPVMSALTNSTYDGLCYNVSTIKEQLEKNVKNMHFDEAWYAYAKFHPIYANHFGMAETPHEKHPPIFCSQSTHKLLTAFSQSSMLHVKHGSHTKIDQAEMNESYMMHGSTSPQYSMIASLDVATKIMEDSGTILLSDCIYAAVVLRQKIAGIAAEMKEKGSWFFSMWQPEDVEFEHALVPFTKVPATYLSTTQEPWVLDAGNNWHGFTDIEDNFVMLDPIKLTITTPGLNLDGSYQSSGIPAMIVTDYLIRHGIVCEKTDYYSFLLLNSIGTTKAKQGTLLTALLKFKECYDKNMPMQDVFPDLVKQYPESYQHLGLREHCDAIHAYYKEHDLLGKMHDAFEIIPHQVMKPSDAYQEVVKKNVEYVALKDLHNRVAAVMLVPYPPGIPILMGGETVDSAAQPILEYLRTREAFENTFPGYESDIHGVERFKKGGKTYFKTLCVKV, encoded by the coding sequence ATGAAACTTACAAAAGTAGATTGGCCGGTGCTTATTGTATCCAGCCTGTTTGATGCAAATAATGATGCAGGTAACAGAATGCGCGAGTTGGAACATGCTCTTATTACAGAGCAGAATTGCAGCGTGATTCGGGCGTATTGTTATGACGATGCTGCCAGTATCGTGCATAATCGTGCGGATCTGGGTGTGATTGTTATCGACTGGGAAATCGGGAATGAAACAAAAATTCAGTGTGGAAGACCGGAGACGTTGCTGAAAGAGATTCGGGCACGAAACAAGAGTATTCCGGTTTGTCTGCTGACGGACAGTGCAGGGCGGCACAGTATTGCAACTGACCTATTGGCAATGCTTGATGAGTTGCTATGGAAGCACGCGGATACTGTTGATTTTCTGGCAGGAAGGATTGAAACCCTGCTGCTTGAATATATTAAACAGATTAACCCTGTCTTTTTTTCGACGCTGGTTCAATACGCCGAGGCATATAAGTATGCATGGCATACTCCGGGGCATATGGGCGGCGAGGGCTTTTTGAAAAGTCCGGCCGGAGTCGGGATGTATAAGTTTTTCGGGGAAAATGTTTTCAGGGCAGACCTCTCCATCTCCGTACCGGAGCTTGGGTCGCTGCTCGATCATAGCGGAGTGGTAGGAGATGCAGAACAAAAGTCTGCAAAAGTATTCGGGGCAGATTTAACGTTTTATGTGCTTAACGGTACCTCGAATGCAAATCAGATAATATGGCGTTCGCAGGCGGTGCGTGATGACATAGCCGTTGTGGACAGAAACTGTCATAAATCTCTGAATTACTCCATGGTTATCACAGATATTTATCCTGTCTACATGCAGCCGCGGCGCAACCAGCTCGGAATAATAGGCCCGTGCAGGCTCAAAGAGTTCAGCAAAGAGACAATTCAGCAGAACATCAAAAAAAGCCCGATTATTCCGGATGCGAAAAAGCGTGCCGAGCCTGTTATGTCTGCCCTTACAAACTCGACGTATGATGGTCTCTGCTACAATGTTTCGACTATCAAGGAGCAGTTGGAGAAGAACGTTAAAAACATGCATTTTGACGAAGCATGGTATGCGTACGCAAAGTTTCATCCAATATATGCAAATCATTTTGGAATGGCGGAAACGCCGCATGAAAAACACCCGCCGATCTTCTGCTCTCAGTCAACGCACAAGCTTCTTACAGCATTTTCCCAGTCGTCCATGCTGCATGTAAAACACGGCAGCCATACGAAGATCGATCAGGCTGAAATGAACGAATCATATATGATGCATGGCTCTACATCTCCTCAGTACAGTATGATTGCATCATTGGATGTTGCCACAAAGATAATGGAAGACAGCGGCACAATTCTTCTTTCTGATTGTATTTATGCTGCGGTGGTGCTGAGGCAGAAAATTGCCGGTATTGCGGCGGAAATGAAAGAGAAAGGCAGTTGGTTCTTTTCCATGTGGCAACCGGAGGACGTAGAGTTTGAGCATGCGCTTGTTCCGTTCACAAAGGTTCCGGCAACGTATCTGAGCACGACGCAGGAACCGTGGGTGCTTGATGCTGGAAATAACTGGCATGGATTTACTGATATTGAAGACAATTTCGTTATGCTCGATCCCATCAAGTTGACAATTACCACACCGGGATTGAATTTAGACGGGTCGTACCAGTCGTCAGGCATACCGGCTATGATCGTGACAGACTATTTAATCAGGCACGGTATTGTGTGTGAAAAGACAGATTATTATTCGTTCCTGCTGCTTAATTCCATAGGTACGACAAAGGCCAAGCAGGGAACGTTACTGACGGCATTACTGAAGTTTAAAGAATGCTACGATAAGAACATGCCGATGCAGGATGTTTTCCCGGATCTTGTAAAGCAGTATCCGGAATCGTATCAGCATCTGGGATTGCGGGAGCATTGTGACGCAATCCATGCCTATTACAAAGAACATGACCTGCTGGGAAAAATGCATGATGCGTTTGAGATTATACCGCACCAAGTTATGAAGCCGTCTGATGCCTATCAGGAAGTGGTTAAAAAGAATGTGGAATATGTTGCACTCAAAGATCTTCATAACCGTGTGGCAGCCGTTATGCTTGTTCCGTATCCTCCGGGTATCCCGATTCTTATGGGCGGGGAAACTGTGGACAGCGCCGCACAGCCGATTCTGGAATACCTGAGGACTCGGGAAGCATTTGAAAACACGTTCCCGGGCTACGAGAGTGACATACATGGTGTTGAACGGTTCAAAAAGGGCGGCAAGACCTATTTCAAAACACTGTGTGTGAAGGTGTAG
- a CDS encoding amino acid permease, with product MEASKHKLGLVGATFFIVASLAGSGVIALPQQLAAIGSITLFSFLLVTGGALCLTLVYVRAGALFDDPSPTGLSAYVNPILGAKSGLFYVYSNLISNVSILIAGLGYLTYFVPSLNHPMVLGLVVISLIWVFTLLALRGAKFVTLVVSCSVTLLLISVFLTALLGWFSFDVHLFEQNWNVTSLPPGKAVLSGFAVLLFSYVGVEAVANNYELVNNPKRNVPIATIVGFVIVAILYIVSTTVLEGMFTAKVIQNQPATFSLSISHIFGSKLLGQISSLVMAVACLSSFLVWNLSVVSAAKTSADNGFLPKLYSYTNKYNVGSRGLLLNAAIMTAVELGLMFLGSNIAAAFNLTVTISVLLVLFPYFWSGIALVKKGFETGKHSYFDITIVTLSSIFILSAFESANFAELWLVIACVMIALAGYVVVFAAKSK from the coding sequence ATGGAAGCATCAAAACACAAGCTCGGACTTGTCGGGGCAACATTCTTTATTGTTGCAAGCCTTGCAGGCAGCGGCGTAATTGCCTTGCCGCAGCAACTGGCGGCAATTGGTTCAATAACGCTGTTTTCGTTTCTGCTTGTAACGGGAGGAGCGTTATGCCTGACTTTAGTATACGTAAGAGCAGGGGCACTGTTTGATGACCCCAGCCCGACCGGTCTTTCCGCATACGTGAACCCGATTCTCGGTGCGAAAAGCGGTTTGTTCTATGTGTATTCAAACCTTATCTCTAATGTATCTATCCTCATAGCCGGACTCGGCTACCTCACGTACTTTGTCCCTTCATTGAATCATCCCATGGTATTGGGACTGGTTGTTATTTCCCTGATATGGGTGTTTACCCTCCTTGCGCTACGCGGAGCCAAGTTTGTTACGCTTGTTGTCTCCTGTTCCGTTACTCTTCTTCTTATATCCGTATTTCTGACAGCCTTACTTGGCTGGTTTTCATTTGATGTGCATCTGTTTGAACAGAACTGGAATGTCACCAGCCTGCCTCCGGGCAAAGCTGTCCTTTCCGGTTTTGCGGTACTGCTTTTTTCCTATGTGGGCGTTGAAGCCGTCGCCAACAACTATGAACTCGTGAATAATCCTAAACGGAATGTGCCCATTGCGACCATCGTGGGATTCGTTATCGTCGCGATTCTATACATTGTCTCAACCACGGTACTTGAGGGAATGTTCACCGCAAAGGTTATACAGAATCAACCGGCGACGTTCTCACTCTCTATTTCCCATATTTTCGGATCTAAACTGCTCGGCCAGATTTCATCATTGGTTATGGCTGTTGCGTGCCTTTCCAGTTTCCTTGTGTGGAACCTTTCTGTGGTCAGCGCTGCGAAAACAAGTGCTGATAACGGTTTTTTGCCTAAACTGTATTCCTATACCAACAAATATAATGTCGGCAGCCGCGGGCTGTTACTCAACGCAGCCATCATGACTGCTGTTGAGCTTGGTCTTATGTTTTTAGGCAGTAATATTGCTGCGGCGTTTAATCTGACCGTGACTATCTCCGTACTTCTTGTGCTGTTTCCGTATTTCTGGTCTGGAATTGCTCTTGTTAAAAAAGGGTTTGAGACAGGAAAACATTCATATTTTGACATTACAATAGTTACGCTTTCTTCAATCTTCATCCTCTCTGCATTTGAGTCAGCAAATTTTGCAGAATTATGGCTTGTAATTGCATGTGTAATGATCGCCCTTGCGGGGTATGTTGTAGTTTTTGCCGCAAAATCAAAATAA
- a CDS encoding alpha-L-glutamate ligase-like protein, with the protein MFGWFSKLKEQGVVGMNGRNAAYVLPNNPRRLYPLVDDKETTKRLTQDAGLNVPEMYGVIRAQHETKLLPDLLEKHDSFVIKPARGAGGNGILVITGKLGSHFLKPDDSFVSTEEIHFHISNILSGMYSLGGMPDKALIEYCVKFDPVFNGIAYQGVPDIRIIVYKGVPTMAMLRLPTRESDGKANLHQGAMGCGIDICTGKTTHAVWKNENHEMHPDTLQPVSGVQIPGWEELLRQASLGYSVTGLGYLGVDIVLDKDLGPLILELNARPGLAIQVANKTGLQSRLDKVEAVHHNLQSETQRVQYAMENFGS; encoded by the coding sequence ATGTTCGGTTGGTTTTCTAAATTAAAAGAGCAGGGCGTTGTGGGAATGAACGGACGCAATGCCGCATATGTGCTGCCTAATAACCCTCGCAGGCTGTATCCTCTTGTGGACGACAAAGAGACTACCAAGCGTCTTACTCAGGATGCCGGATTGAATGTTCCGGAGATGTACGGAGTTATCCGCGCACAACACGAAACAAAACTCTTGCCTGACCTGCTTGAAAAGCATGATTCTTTTGTGATTAAGCCGGCACGCGGTGCCGGTGGCAACGGGATTCTGGTAATTACAGGAAAGCTCGGTTCTCATTTTCTGAAACCGGATGACTCCTTTGTTTCAACAGAGGAAATTCATTTTCATATTTCAAATATTCTGAGCGGGATGTACAGTCTCGGTGGAATGCCGGACAAGGCCCTGATTGAATATTGTGTTAAATTCGATCCGGTCTTTAACGGTATCGCATATCAGGGTGTTCCAGACATACGTATTATCGTATACAAGGGTGTTCCGACTATGGCGATGTTGCGGCTGCCGACCCGTGAATCAGACGGTAAAGCAAACCTGCATCAGGGAGCTATGGGGTGCGGTATTGATATATGCACCGGAAAGACCACCCATGCCGTATGGAAAAATGAAAATCACGAGATGCATCCTGATACTTTGCAGCCTGTTTCCGGTGTTCAAATTCCCGGATGGGAAGAATTGCTCCGGCAGGCATCGTTAGGGTATTCAGTTACCGGTCTGGGCTATCTTGGTGTTGATATCGTGCTTGATAAAGATCTTGGCCCGTTGATTCTGGAACTGAACGCCCGTCCCGGACTGGCTATTCAGGTTGCGAACAAGACAGGTTTGCAAAGCAGGTTAGACAAGGTCGAGGCGGTTCACCATAATTTGCAATCTGAAACACAACGGGTACAGTATGCAATGGAAAATTTTGGTTCATAA
- a CDS encoding inactive transglutaminase family protein, giving the protein MNKLQFKLLVGILLAIGLGVFSYKVSVLGFPLVPSEKTSAWNVEAHVAFDGKNSPVKVVLQTLNRVSGFAVTDEFFIGAGYGRQRVSQRITDEQITNEAYDQNSVVIWSKRLADGKQDLIYSAVLRPESAGEMPKWSPPQNIPELRDPQFSEAEAVAANALLSRIGKESADMESFVPLLMQELQHSEKNSNAAFLLRNAKNSRGVVNVAVRLLHLSGIPAQSVHGITLGTASDARISHWLELYQNDSWHMFNVAKGVFSTPVNFVPWWRGEAPLAELTGGKHLQVSLSVVPDAIDAMKNVVDRIAATHPTFFDYSLFSLPVQAQATYRVILLIPIGAILLVFLRNVVGFSTFGTFMPVLIALSFRETQLLWGVGLFSIVIALGLGVRLYLEHLKLLLVPRLACVLISVVLLMAGISVVCFKLGIPRGVSVSLFPMVIMSMTIERISVMWDELGAGKAIQQAVGTMAVSVLAYLVMTNTYVEHLFFVFPELFLVLLALTVMMGRYTGYRLLDLVRFRTFIRG; this is encoded by the coding sequence ATGAATAAATTACAGTTTAAGCTGCTTGTCGGCATATTGCTGGCAATTGGGCTCGGCGTATTTAGTTACAAAGTTAGTGTGTTAGGATTTCCGCTTGTTCCTTCAGAAAAGACATCTGCATGGAATGTGGAAGCTCATGTTGCTTTTGATGGAAAAAACAGTCCCGTAAAAGTAGTGCTGCAGACACTTAACCGTGTCTCAGGATTTGCGGTAACGGATGAATTTTTCATTGGAGCCGGGTATGGGCGCCAGCGCGTAAGCCAGCGGATTACCGACGAGCAGATAACCAACGAAGCATATGATCAAAACTCCGTTGTTATCTGGTCCAAGCGATTGGCTGACGGCAAACAGGATCTCATATATTCTGCGGTGCTTCGTCCTGAATCCGCAGGCGAAATGCCGAAATGGAGTCCGCCGCAAAACATTCCGGAACTTCGTGATCCGCAATTCTCAGAGGCAGAAGCCGTTGCCGCTAATGCACTTCTTTCCAGAATTGGTAAAGAATCTGCGGATATGGAGTCCTTTGTTCCTCTTCTCATGCAGGAATTGCAGCATTCGGAAAAGAATTCCAATGCCGCGTTCCTGTTGCGCAATGCAAAAAACAGCCGCGGGGTCGTTAATGTCGCCGTACGGTTGCTGCACCTTTCCGGCATTCCGGCACAGTCTGTACATGGTATTACGCTCGGTACAGCCAGTGATGCCCGTATCAGCCATTGGCTTGAGTTGTACCAGAACGATTCCTGGCACATGTTTAATGTTGCTAAAGGAGTTTTCAGTACTCCGGTAAACTTTGTGCCATGGTGGCGTGGTGAGGCACCGTTAGCAGAACTTACCGGCGGTAAACACTTGCAAGTCTCACTTTCTGTAGTGCCTGATGCAATTGATGCGATGAAGAATGTTGTAGACCGCATTGCTGCAACGCACCCGACATTTTTTGACTATTCTTTATTCAGCCTTCCGGTTCAGGCACAGGCAACGTATAGAGTCATTCTTCTTATCCCGATCGGTGCCATCCTTCTGGTATTCCTGAGAAACGTTGTCGGATTCAGCACGTTCGGAACATTTATGCCCGTTCTGATCGCTCTTTCTTTCAGGGAAACTCAGTTGCTCTGGGGCGTAGGGTTATTTTCCATAGTGATTGCCCTCGGCCTTGGCGTGCGGTTGTATCTGGAGCACTTGAAGTTGCTGCTTGTTCCGCGTCTTGCCTGTGTTTTAATCTCTGTTGTTTTGCTTATGGCAGGAATCAGTGTTGTCTGCTTCAAGCTGGGCATTCCGCGTGGTGTGTCCGTCAGCCTGTTCCCGATGGTCATCATGAGTATGACTATTGAGCGCATTTCCGTGATGTGGGACGAACTTGGTGCCGGCAAGGCTATTCAGCAGGCTGTGGGTACCATGGCTGTTTCAGTGCTTGCGTATCTTGTAATGACAAACACATACGTAGAACATCTGTTCTTTGTATTTCCGGAACTCTTTTTGGTGCTGCTGGCGCTTACCGTTATGATGGGTCGATACACCGGGTATCGTCTGTTAGATCTGGTTCGTTTCCGCACCTTTATTCGAGGTTAG
- a CDS encoding ATP-dependent zinc protease family protein: protein MYYTWWLAILLIFNTTATFAQSRQNVSSDTSYSECSQAAAPAAIEKTSENKLIAGYLEKSSISICGQALPIEVDAKLDTGADSTSFHATDIVIDKKHKKVTFTTVNSNGGMQRITCPYKRIMRVKKRPSGSSQRPVIAAQIRIASQVFEAEVNLTDRTHFSYKLLIGRKELRNGLLIDPSQRYRLGKPVSP, encoded by the coding sequence ATGTATTATACATGGTGGTTAGCAATACTGCTTATATTCAACACCACAGCTACCTTTGCGCAGTCCCGACAAAACGTATCCTCAGACACTTCCTACAGTGAGTGTTCTCAGGCCGCAGCCCCGGCTGCTATAGAAAAAACATCAGAAAATAAGCTTATTGCCGGATACTTGGAAAAATCTTCTATCAGTATTTGTGGACAGGCGCTCCCTATTGAAGTTGATGCAAAACTTGATACAGGTGCAGACAGCACCTCGTTTCATGCTACTGATATTGTTATTGATAAAAAACATAAAAAAGTTACCTTCACCACCGTAAACAGTAACGGTGGAATGCAACGTATAACCTGTCCTTATAAGCGTATAATGCGGGTTAAAAAACGTCCCTCAGGATCTTCTCAACGACCTGTTATTGCGGCACAAATCCGCATTGCTTCACAAGTGTTTGAAGCAGAAGTAAATCTGACGGACAGAACACATTTCTCATATAAACTTCTCATCGGTCGCAAAGAGCTTCGAAACGGCTTGTTGATCGATCCTTCACAACGCTATCGGCTTGGCAAGCCTGTATCCCCCTAG
- a CDS encoding Flp family type IVb pilin, whose product MLSSIKEFITDERGASAVEYGLLIALIAVAIIGGATLLGTNLNEKFNEVADEVGGAEAQP is encoded by the coding sequence ATGCTTAGTTCCATTAAAGAATTTATAACTGATGAACGTGGTGCAAGTGCTGTTGAATATGGACTTTTGATTGCGCTTATCGCTGTAGCGATCATCGGGGGTGCTACACTCCTGGGCACAAACCTCAACGAAAAATTCAATGAAGTAGCTGACGAGGTAGGCGGAGCAGAAGCTCAACCGTAA
- a CDS encoding Flp family type IVb pilin → MLSAVKRFITEERGASAVEYALLIALIAMAIIGGATLLGTTLDEKYNDVAGQVEEAGAQPGGQ, encoded by the coding sequence ATGCTTAGTGCTGTTAAACGATTTATTACTGAAGAACGCGGTGCGAGTGCAGTTGAATATGCACTTTTGATTGCGCTAATCGCTATGGCTATCATTGGTGGTGCGACACTGCTGGGTACAACCCTTGATGAAAAGTACAATGATGTTGCTGGGCAGGTTGAAGAAGCAGGAGCTCAACCCGGAGGCCAGTAA
- a CDS encoding Flp family type IVb pilin has product MVNAIKKFTMQKRGASAVEYGILIALVAVAFIGGANLLASHLDSKFSAVANELSTTQSDNGSDAATATDNAANNNSGNSDKKNKKGKKDK; this is encoded by the coding sequence ATGGTTAATGCGATTAAAAAATTTACAATGCAAAAACGCGGTGCAAGCGCAGTTGAATATGGAATTTTAATTGCTCTTGTTGCTGTCGCGTTCATTGGTGGTGCAAATCTCCTAGCCTCGCATCTGGACAGCAAGTTCAGTGCAGTAGCTAACGAACTTAGCACCACCCAATCGGATAACGGCAGCGACGCTGCAACCGCAACAGATAATGCGGCAAATAACAACTCCGGCAACTCAGACAAGAAGAATAAGAAAGGTAAAAAAGATAAATGA
- a CDS encoding A24 family peptidase, whose product MEYLKDTMDILLIGIVVICALFDLRSQIIPNVIVLPAILIFWGAHYAFDGMSGLNASMTGTGLAFLFFFIPYKLGVLGAGDVKLFMAVGACLGPKGTVTTFLFTSLAGGLYALIVLIRHKNALRRFFNKLFGWAVVSLGTRKLNLFPEDAEYQMPMLCYGVAIAAGTLTTVMLSHLYPNLLILNILEGLS is encoded by the coding sequence ATGGAATACCTCAAGGACACCATGGACATACTTCTTATTGGAATCGTTGTAATCTGCGCGTTGTTTGATCTGCGATCGCAAATAATACCAAACGTAATTGTACTTCCTGCGATTCTTATATTTTGGGGAGCACATTATGCTTTTGATGGAATGTCCGGCCTTAACGCCTCCATGACCGGTACGGGGCTGGCATTTTTATTTTTCTTCATTCCCTACAAGCTCGGTGTGCTCGGGGCTGGAGATGTAAAACTGTTTATGGCTGTCGGGGCATGTCTTGGCCCCAAAGGTACTGTCACAACATTCTTATTCACCAGTTTAGCCGGAGGGTTGTATGCGTTAATTGTGCTCATTCGCCATAAAAATGCATTACGCAGGTTCTTTAATAAACTGTTCGGCTGGGCTGTTGTGTCACTGGGCACTCGCAAGCTCAACCTGTTCCCTGAAGACGCGGAGTATCAAATGCCGATGCTTTGCTACGGCGTGGCCATTGCGGCAGGTACACTGACAACTGTTATGCTGTCACACCTTTACCCTAATCTCTTGATCTTAAACATTTTAGAGGGATTATCATGA
- the cpaB gene encoding Flp pilus assembly protein CpaB, with protein MNTRRLVIQLSIAIALAVITGYLTINWMQSLPRGDVTKAPTGETVPVVVAKTTIAPGTVINENMITVKNFLENNKPKSAFGSAEDVSGRVAIYTIHTSEIITDTLLASRDVDVGGVGALIPHGKRAMAVQGNKVLGLSGLIRPGDIVDVLVSFRMKDKSITKVVLENLKVLATGKELVASADGKKSSPIDVYTLEVTPDESEILALAATNGTLHFALRHRSDGETVLTEGADAKKTLSSYRGSKPKNKEEAVTITSDEPQYSIEILRGNIRNTIRVK; from the coding sequence ATGAACACCAGACGGTTAGTGATACAACTTTCCATAGCCATCGCGCTCGCTGTGATTACCGGATACCTTACCATCAACTGGATGCAATCCCTTCCCCGCGGGGATGTTACTAAAGCGCCAACAGGTGAAACGGTTCCTGTAGTTGTTGCAAAAACCACTATCGCCCCCGGAACAGTGATCAATGAAAACATGATCACCGTTAAAAATTTTTTAGAGAACAACAAGCCTAAAAGCGCTTTTGGCTCAGCCGAAGATGTGAGCGGGCGCGTAGCCATCTACACCATCCACACAAGCGAGATCATCACAGATACCCTGCTCGCCTCTCGTGATGTCGACGTCGGCGGTGTAGGTGCGTTGATTCCTCATGGAAAGAGAGCAATGGCAGTACAAGGAAACAAGGTACTTGGCCTTTCAGGACTCATTCGCCCGGGGGACATCGTTGATGTTCTTGTTTCCTTCAGGATGAAAGACAAAAGCATAACCAAAGTAGTGCTTGAAAACCTGAAAGTTCTCGCCACGGGTAAAGAACTTGTTGCAAGCGCGGACGGCAAAAAATCCTCTCCTATTGATGTATACACCCTTGAAGTAACACCGGATGAAAGCGAAATTCTGGCTCTTGCCGCGACCAACGGTACTCTTCATTTTGCACTACGCCACAGATCAGATGGAGAAACCGTATTGACCGAAGGTGCAGATGCGAAAAAAACCCTGTCTTCGTACAGGGGGAGCAAACCCAAAAATAAAGAAGAGGCCGTCACTATCACTTCAGACGAACCCCAGTATAGTATTGAGATTCTCAGGGGTAACATACGCAACACCATTCGTGTGAAGTAA
- a CDS encoding type II and III secretion system protein family protein — protein sequence MTKQTNFQNILIGAIICFLTLALATQASARKDKFLLLKDIGRIETTAGKSVILQSEQNIRRISIANPDIADVTLLSRNQVYLNGKKIGTTTLSLWGANEGLLHVFDVVVTRDVTGLKRLIRQVLPNESDIRINAASGSLSLSGAVKDPESVTTSIALAEAYAPGKVINLMKVCGVQQVMLEVRVAEVSKSVLKRLGLNLAYIKSGQLLDGEVFYTFLNSLTGFNDQGNFSLAENIDSAFTFKAGGASWSGFVDALKQNGLLKVLAEPNVVCQSGQSGSFLAGGEIPIPVPQGLGTVGIEYREFGVSLEFKPTVLGNGRINVKVRPEVSELDYNNGTTISGTRVPALTTRRVETTVELAEGQSFAIGGLIKDTMRETLDKFPLLGDVPVLGMLFRSSEFQKNLSELVVIVTPHLVEPLDGSKISLPTDKIIEPNDVEFYLLGKMQGKQPNTPTTTATAGTNARNINIGEHKGFDGEVGHTMSAQ from the coding sequence GTGACAAAGCAGACAAATTTTCAAAACATCCTTATAGGTGCAATAATCTGTTTTCTGACACTTGCGCTGGCCACACAAGCATCAGCGCGAAAAGATAAGTTCTTACTGCTGAAAGATATAGGCCGCATTGAAACTACGGCCGGTAAGTCTGTCATTCTGCAGAGTGAACAAAACATTCGCCGAATAAGCATTGCCAATCCGGACATTGCGGATGTGACTCTGCTCTCCCGAAATCAAGTGTACCTGAACGGCAAAAAAATCGGCACTACCACTCTTTCCTTATGGGGAGCTAACGAAGGCTTACTGCACGTCTTCGACGTAGTTGTCACACGTGATGTAACAGGGCTTAAACGCCTTATCAGACAAGTGCTTCCTAACGAATCAGATATCAGAATCAATGCAGCCAGCGGCTCACTTTCACTGTCCGGTGCAGTCAAAGATCCGGAAAGTGTAACCACGTCTATTGCTCTGGCAGAAGCCTACGCTCCCGGAAAAGTCATCAACCTTATGAAGGTGTGCGGCGTACAGCAGGTTATGCTTGAAGTTCGCGTTGCTGAAGTATCTAAGAGCGTTCTGAAACGATTAGGGCTTAACCTTGCCTACATCAAAAGCGGCCAACTGCTGGATGGTGAAGTATTCTACACGTTCCTGAACTCCCTTACCGGTTTTAATGATCAGGGTAATTTCAGTTTAGCTGAGAACATCGACTCCGCATTTACATTTAAGGCCGGGGGCGCAAGCTGGAGTGGCTTTGTAGACGCGCTCAAACAAAACGGTCTGCTTAAAGTTCTCGCTGAGCCGAATGTCGTCTGCCAAAGCGGACAGAGCGGCAGCTTCCTTGCCGGTGGTGAGATTCCGATTCCTGTTCCGCAAGGTCTTGGCACCGTTGGTATTGAATACCGCGAATTCGGCGTAAGCCTCGAGTTTAAGCCAACTGTCCTCGGTAATGGCAGAATCAATGTGAAAGTACGTCCTGAAGTATCTGAACTTGATTACAACAACGGCACAACCATATCCGGCACCAGAGTTCCAGCGCTTACAACCCGCAGGGTTGAAACCACTGTAGAACTGGCAGAAGGTCAAAGCTTCGCCATTGGCGGGCTTATTAAAGACACCATGCGGGAAACATTAGATAAATTCCCACTACTGGGTGATGTGCCTGTTCTTGGCATGCTGTTCCGCAGCTCTGAATTCCAGAAAAACCTGTCCGAACTCGTCGTTATTGTCACGCCTCATCTGGTTGAGCCTCTTGACGGTTCAAAAATAAGCCTGCCGACAGATAAAATTATAGAACCCAATGACGTAGAATTTTATCTGCTGGGCAAAATGCAGGGAAAACAACCTAATACACCAACCACTACTGCAACAGCTGGAACAAACGCACGGAACATTAATATAGGTGAACACAAAGGTTTTGACGGTGAAGTTGGTCACACCATGTCAGCCCAGTAG